The Malus domestica chromosome 06, GDT2T_hap1 genome has a segment encoding these proteins:
- the LOC114825652 gene encoding puromycin-sensitive aminopeptidase-like isoform X2, producing the protein MAAPKEIFLKDYKMPDYYFDSVDLHFSLGEEKTIVGSKICVFPRVEGSSSPLVLDGTDLKLLSVRINGKDLKEEDYNLDSRHLTLKSLPSGVFTLEILTEMYPQKNTSLEGLYKSSGNFCTQCEAEGFRKITFYQDRPDIMAKYTCRIEADKSLYPVLLSNGNLTEQGDLEGNRHYALWEDPFKKPCYLFALVAGQLESRDDTFITRSGRKVALRIWTPAQDVAKTAHAMYSLKAAMKWDEDVFGLEYDLDLFNIVAVPDFNMGAMENKSLNIFNSRLVLASPETASDADYAAILGVIGHEYFHNWTGNRVTCRDWFQLSLKEGLTVFRDQEFSSDMGSRPVKRISDVSRLRNSQFPQDAGPMAHPVRPHSYIKSQWHNLTVQLYQGAEVVRMYKTLLGSQGFRNGMDLYFKRHDGQAVTCEDFYAAMRDANNADFANFLLWYSQAGTPIVKVASSYNAEARTFSLKFSQEVPPTPGQPIKEPMFIPVAVGLLDSTGKEVPLSSVHHDGIVQSIANNGQPVYTTVLRVTKKEEEFIFSDVSERPIPSLLRGYSAPIRLETDLTDSDLFLLLAYDSNEFNRWEAGQVLARKLMLNLVADFQQNKPLVLNPKFVLGLRSILSDLSLDKEFVAKAITLPGEGEIMDMMEVADPDAVHAVRSFIRKQLAHELKAELLSTVENNTSSEEYVFDHPNLSRRALKNIALAYLASLEDSKCTELVLNEYKTATNMTEQFAALAALAQNPGKTRDDILANFYNKWKKDYLVVNKWFQLQAMSNIPGNVENVRNLLSHPAFDLRNPNKVYSLIGGFCGSPVNFHAKDGSGYKFLGEIVMQLDKINPQVASRMVSAFSRWRRYDETRQNLAKAQLEKILAANGLSENVFEIASKSLAA; encoded by the exons ATGGCTGCACCAAAGGAAATATTTTTGAAGGATTACAAAATGCCTGACTACTACTTTGACTCG GTGGATTTGCACTTTTCGCTGGGTGAGGAGAAAACAATTGTTGGTTCAAAAATATGTGTCTTCCCCAGGGTTGAAG GGTCTTCTTCCCCATTGGTTCTGGATGGAACAGATCTTAAATTACTCTCAGTTCGGATCAACGGCAAGGATTTAAAG GAGGAGGATTACAACTTGGATTCACGCCATTTGACACTAAAATCACTACCTAGTGGTGTATTTACTTTGGAAATTTTAACAGAGATGTATCCCCAGAAGAACACATCATTAGAG GGACTTTACAAGTCATCCGGGAATTTCTGCACCCAGTGTGAAGCTGAGGGTTTTCGTAAAATTACATTCTATCAg GACCGTCCTGATATAATGGCAAAGTATACATGCCGCATTGAAGCTGATAAATCGTTATACCCAGTGTTGTTGTCCAATGGAAATCTCACAGAGCAGGGAGACCTAGAG GGTAATAGACATTATGCTCTTTGGGAGGATCCCTTCAAGAAACCCTGCTACTTGTTTGCTTTGGTTGCTGGACAGCTCGAGAGCAGAGATGACACATTTATTACTCGTTCGGGTCGAAAAGTGGCTTTGAGGATTTGGACCCCTGCTCAAGATGTAGCAAAAACAGCACATGCCATGTATTCACTTAAGGCGGCTATGAAATGGGATGAGGAT GTTTTTGGTCTCGAGTATGATCTGGATCTCTTCAACATTGTGGCTGTTCCAGATTTTAACat GGGAGCCATGGAAAACAAGAGTTTGAAC ATATTCAATTCCAGACTTGTCTTGGCATCTCCAGAAACTGCTTCCGATGCAGACTATGCAGCCATTTTGGGTGTTATTGGCCATGAG TATTTCCATAACTGGACTGGCAACAG AGTGACATGTCGTGATTGGTTTCAACTTAGCCTGAAGGAGGGTCTAACTGTTTTCCGTGATCAG GAATTTTCATCTGATATGGGGAGTCGCCCTGTAAAGCGGATTTCTGATGTTTCCAGACTTAGAAATTCTCAGTTTCCACAG GATGCTGGCCCCATGGCTCATCCCGTGCGGCCACATTCTTACATCAAG AGTCAATGGCACAATCTTACGGTCCAACTTTATCAGGGAGCTGAAGTAGTCAGAATGTACAAAACCTTACTTGGAAGTCAAGGTTTCCGAAAT GGCATGGATCTTTACTTCAAGAGACATGATGGACAAGCTGTAACCTGTGAAGACTTTTATGCTGCCATGCGAGATGCTAATAATGCAGATTTTGCTAATTTCTTATTATG GTACTCCCAAGCTGGGACCCCAATTGTCAAAGTTGCATCCTCTTATAATGCTGAGGCCCGTACTTTTTCTTTGAAGTTTAG TCAAGAGGTGCCACCAACTCCAGGGCAGCCCATTAAAGAACCCATGTTCATTCCCGTGGCAGTAGGTTTACTCGACTCGACTGGCAAGGAGGTGCCTCTGTCCTCTGTGCATCATGATGGGATAGTGCAGTCTATTGCTAACAATGGTCAGCCAGTCTACACCACAGTTCTTAGAGTAACAAAG aaagaagaagagttcATCTTCTCTGATGTATCCGAACGACCGATTCCATCTCTGCTCCGGGGCTATAGTGCACCTATTCGTCTGGAAACTGATCTCACAGATAGTGATCTCTTTTTACTCCTTGCTTATGATTCCAACGAATTCAACCG CTGGGAGGCTGGACAAGTGCTGGCACGTAAGCTGATGCTTAATTTGGTTGCTGATTTCCAACAAAACAAACCTTTGGTTTTGAATCCGAAGTTTGTGCTTGGGCTCAGAAGCATACTGTCTGACTTAAGCTTGGATAAA GAATTTGTGGCAAAGGCAATAACTCTCCCCGGTGAAGGAGAAATAATGGACATGATGGAAGTTGCAGATCCTGATGCTGTTCATGCTGTTCGTTCTTTTATCAGGAAGCAGCTAGCCCATGAACTGAAAGCAGAGCTTCTGAGCACA GTTGAAAACAACACGAGCTCAGAAGAGTATGTGTTTGACCACCCCAATTTGTCCAGGCGTGCTCTTAAGAATATTGCTCTTG CTTATCTTGCATCACTGGAGGATTCAAAGTGTACTGAGCTTGTGCTAAACGAGTACAAGACTGCCACAAACATGACTGAGCAGTTTGCAGCTTTGGCAGCCTTAGCACAAAACCCTGGTAAAACTCGTGATGATATTCTGGCCAACTTCTATAACAAATGGAAGAAGGACTATTTG GTTGTGAATAAATGGTTTCAACTTCAAGCCATGTCTAACATTCCTGGCAATGTTGAGAATGTGCGGAACCTCTTAAGCCACCCAGCATTTGACTTGCGCAATCCAAACAAGGTGTACTCACTCATTGGAGGTTTCTGTGGCTCTCCTGTTAATTTCCATGCAAAGGATGGGTCAGGCTACAAGTTTTTGGGAGAAATTGTGATGCAATTAGATAAAATAAACCCTCAG GTGGCCTCCCGCATGGTGTCAGCCTTCTCCAGGTGGAGGCGCTATGATGAAACCCGGCAAAACCTTGCCAAA GCACAACTGGAGAAGATATTGGCTGCCAATGGACtgtcagaaaatgtgtttgagaTCGCGTCCAAGAGTTTGGCCGCTTAG
- the LOC103431068 gene encoding uncharacterized protein has protein sequence MSGVSGDSRTGNTAFETINAAASAIAAAENRAPHATAQKRRWGSFLSTYWCFGFQRHRKSIGHIAPEPTDPGGDASRAESSIQAPSIVFPFVAPPSSPASFLQSEPPSVTQSPATGFFSLSASMYSPGPASIFAIGPYAHDTQLVSPPVFSTLTTEPSTAPFTPPPESVHLTTPSSPEVPFAQLLDPHFRNGEGGQRFPLSHYEFPSYQLYPGSPVGQLISPSSAISGSGTSSPFPDRDFAVGGPHFLEFRTGDPPKLLNLDILSTRDWGSRLASGSVTPDGARSTVSDGFLQKPQTPEVVLNPRSNTRGRNNGIVINHRVSFELSSEAIVRSVEKKTALAEAASTSIEETEKGQSEEDPCKAVSSSECPACETPSDAPENAVADEEDAQLHQKHRSITLGSSKEFNFDNADGGDSGNSNTIGSDWWANEKVSLKENGTPKNWSFFPMVQPGVS, from the exons ATGAGTGGTGTTAGTGGAGACTCGAGAACTGGTAACACCGCTTTTGAGACTATAAACGCAGCTGCTTCCGCGATTGCAGCCGCGGAGAACCGTGCGCCTCACGCCACCGCTCAG AAGAGAAGATGGGGTAGTTTCCTGAGCACATATTGGTGTTTTGGATTTCAAAGACACAGAAAGAGCATTGGGCATATTGCTCCAGAACCGACGGACCCTGGAGGTGATGCTTCAAGAGCGGAAAGTTCAATCCAGGCACCTTCAATTGTATTTCCCTTTGTTGCACCTCCGTCCTCTCCTGCATCCTTTCTTCAATCAGAACCACCTTCAGTCACACAATCACCAGCTACTggctttttctctctttcagcAAGCATGTACTCCCCTGGGCCTGCCTCAATTTTTGCTATCGGTCCTTATGCTCACGACACCCAGTTGGTCTCACCGCCTGTTTTCTCAACCCTCACTACTGAACCATCAACTGCTCCCTTTACTCCTCCTCCTGAGTCTGTTCATTTGACTACCCCTTCCTCGCCCGAGGTTCCATTTGCTCAGCTTCTTGATCCTCACTTTCGGAATGGTGAAGGTGGTCAGAGATTCCCATTATCTCACTACGAGTTTCCGTCTTACCAACTTTACCCTGGAAGCCCAGTTGGTCAGCTTATATCGCCAAGCTCAGCAATCTCAGGTTCTGGTACTTCGTCTCCTTTTCCCGACCGCGACTTTGCTGTTGGTGGTCCTCACTTCCTGGAATTCCGAACAGGTGATCCTCCTAAGCTCTTGAACCTTGACATTCTTTCGACCCGTGATTGGGGTTCAAGACTAGCTTCTGGTTCTGTGACCCCTGATGGTGCAAGGTCAACAGTTTCTGATGGTTTCCTTCAAAAGCCTCAAACCCCTGAGGTTGTATTAAATCCACGATCCAACACTAGAGGTAGAAATAATGGAATTGTGATCAACCATAGAGTTTCCTTTGAGTTAAGTTCTGAAGCAATTGTAAGAAGTGTAGAAAAAAAGACGGCATTAGCGGAAGCTGCATCAACTTCTATAGAAGAAACAGAAAAGGGCCAGAGCGAAGAGGATCCTTGCAAAGCAGTGAGCAGTTCCGAGTGCCCTGCCTGTGAGACACCCAGTGATGCACCAGAGAACGCTGTGGCCGATGAGGAGGATGCACAGCTGCACCAGAAGCACCGATCCATCACACTTGGTTCTAGTAAGGAATTCAATTTTGACAATGCTGATGGAGGAGATTCAGGTAACTCAAATACTATTGGCTCCGACTGGTGGGCAAATGAGAAAGTTAGTCTGAAGGAAAACGGGACACCAAAGAATTGGTCTTTCTTCCCTATGGTGCAGCCGGGTGTTAGTTAA
- the LOC114825652 gene encoding puromycin-sensitive aminopeptidase-like isoform X1, producing MARLVLPCKSSAFVRISLLGLISSAPCTSRVRLLGNSAKRHSRYKHFLTLEATCSRNYRIPYTALPRDKQGSRRLICSVTTESLPDQVDESKMAAPKEIFLKDYKMPDYYFDSVDLHFSLGEEKTIVGSKICVFPRVEGSSSPLVLDGTDLKLLSVRINGKDLKEEDYNLDSRHLTLKSLPSGVFTLEILTEMYPQKNTSLEGLYKSSGNFCTQCEAEGFRKITFYQDRPDIMAKYTCRIEADKSLYPVLLSNGNLTEQGDLEGNRHYALWEDPFKKPCYLFALVAGQLESRDDTFITRSGRKVALRIWTPAQDVAKTAHAMYSLKAAMKWDEDVFGLEYDLDLFNIVAVPDFNMGAMENKSLNIFNSRLVLASPETASDADYAAILGVIGHEYFHNWTGNRVTCRDWFQLSLKEGLTVFRDQEFSSDMGSRPVKRISDVSRLRNSQFPQDAGPMAHPVRPHSYIKSQWHNLTVQLYQGAEVVRMYKTLLGSQGFRNGMDLYFKRHDGQAVTCEDFYAAMRDANNADFANFLLWYSQAGTPIVKVASSYNAEARTFSLKFSQEVPPTPGQPIKEPMFIPVAVGLLDSTGKEVPLSSVHHDGIVQSIANNGQPVYTTVLRVTKKEEEFIFSDVSERPIPSLLRGYSAPIRLETDLTDSDLFLLLAYDSNEFNRWEAGQVLARKLMLNLVADFQQNKPLVLNPKFVLGLRSILSDLSLDKEFVAKAITLPGEGEIMDMMEVADPDAVHAVRSFIRKQLAHELKAELLSTVENNTSSEEYVFDHPNLSRRALKNIALAYLASLEDSKCTELVLNEYKTATNMTEQFAALAALAQNPGKTRDDILANFYNKWKKDYLVVNKWFQLQAMSNIPGNVENVRNLLSHPAFDLRNPNKVYSLIGGFCGSPVNFHAKDGSGYKFLGEIVMQLDKINPQVASRMVSAFSRWRRYDETRQNLAKAQLEKILAANGLSENVFEIASKSLAA from the exons ATGGCTCGGTTGGTTCTGCCATGCAAGAGCTCTGCTTTTGTGAGGATCAGTCTTTTGGGTTTGATCTCATCTGCTCCT TGTACCAGTCGTGTTAGATTGTTAGGGAATTCAGCCAAAAGGCATTCCAGATACAAGCACTTTCTTACTTTGGAG GCCACGTGTTCAAGGAATTATCGCATTCCATATACTGCATTACCT AGGGACAAACAAGGGAGCAGGAGGCTAATCTGTTCAGTTACCACAGAAAGCTTGCCAGATCAAGTTGACGAATCCAAAATGGCTGCACCAAAGGAAATATTTTTGAAGGATTACAAAATGCCTGACTACTACTTTGACTCG GTGGATTTGCACTTTTCGCTGGGTGAGGAGAAAACAATTGTTGGTTCAAAAATATGTGTCTTCCCCAGGGTTGAAG GGTCTTCTTCCCCATTGGTTCTGGATGGAACAGATCTTAAATTACTCTCAGTTCGGATCAACGGCAAGGATTTAAAG GAGGAGGATTACAACTTGGATTCACGCCATTTGACACTAAAATCACTACCTAGTGGTGTATTTACTTTGGAAATTTTAACAGAGATGTATCCCCAGAAGAACACATCATTAGAG GGACTTTACAAGTCATCCGGGAATTTCTGCACCCAGTGTGAAGCTGAGGGTTTTCGTAAAATTACATTCTATCAg GACCGTCCTGATATAATGGCAAAGTATACATGCCGCATTGAAGCTGATAAATCGTTATACCCAGTGTTGTTGTCCAATGGAAATCTCACAGAGCAGGGAGACCTAGAG GGTAATAGACATTATGCTCTTTGGGAGGATCCCTTCAAGAAACCCTGCTACTTGTTTGCTTTGGTTGCTGGACAGCTCGAGAGCAGAGATGACACATTTATTACTCGTTCGGGTCGAAAAGTGGCTTTGAGGATTTGGACCCCTGCTCAAGATGTAGCAAAAACAGCACATGCCATGTATTCACTTAAGGCGGCTATGAAATGGGATGAGGAT GTTTTTGGTCTCGAGTATGATCTGGATCTCTTCAACATTGTGGCTGTTCCAGATTTTAACat GGGAGCCATGGAAAACAAGAGTTTGAAC ATATTCAATTCCAGACTTGTCTTGGCATCTCCAGAAACTGCTTCCGATGCAGACTATGCAGCCATTTTGGGTGTTATTGGCCATGAG TATTTCCATAACTGGACTGGCAACAG AGTGACATGTCGTGATTGGTTTCAACTTAGCCTGAAGGAGGGTCTAACTGTTTTCCGTGATCAG GAATTTTCATCTGATATGGGGAGTCGCCCTGTAAAGCGGATTTCTGATGTTTCCAGACTTAGAAATTCTCAGTTTCCACAG GATGCTGGCCCCATGGCTCATCCCGTGCGGCCACATTCTTACATCAAG AGTCAATGGCACAATCTTACGGTCCAACTTTATCAGGGAGCTGAAGTAGTCAGAATGTACAAAACCTTACTTGGAAGTCAAGGTTTCCGAAAT GGCATGGATCTTTACTTCAAGAGACATGATGGACAAGCTGTAACCTGTGAAGACTTTTATGCTGCCATGCGAGATGCTAATAATGCAGATTTTGCTAATTTCTTATTATG GTACTCCCAAGCTGGGACCCCAATTGTCAAAGTTGCATCCTCTTATAATGCTGAGGCCCGTACTTTTTCTTTGAAGTTTAG TCAAGAGGTGCCACCAACTCCAGGGCAGCCCATTAAAGAACCCATGTTCATTCCCGTGGCAGTAGGTTTACTCGACTCGACTGGCAAGGAGGTGCCTCTGTCCTCTGTGCATCATGATGGGATAGTGCAGTCTATTGCTAACAATGGTCAGCCAGTCTACACCACAGTTCTTAGAGTAACAAAG aaagaagaagagttcATCTTCTCTGATGTATCCGAACGACCGATTCCATCTCTGCTCCGGGGCTATAGTGCACCTATTCGTCTGGAAACTGATCTCACAGATAGTGATCTCTTTTTACTCCTTGCTTATGATTCCAACGAATTCAACCG CTGGGAGGCTGGACAAGTGCTGGCACGTAAGCTGATGCTTAATTTGGTTGCTGATTTCCAACAAAACAAACCTTTGGTTTTGAATCCGAAGTTTGTGCTTGGGCTCAGAAGCATACTGTCTGACTTAAGCTTGGATAAA GAATTTGTGGCAAAGGCAATAACTCTCCCCGGTGAAGGAGAAATAATGGACATGATGGAAGTTGCAGATCCTGATGCTGTTCATGCTGTTCGTTCTTTTATCAGGAAGCAGCTAGCCCATGAACTGAAAGCAGAGCTTCTGAGCACA GTTGAAAACAACACGAGCTCAGAAGAGTATGTGTTTGACCACCCCAATTTGTCCAGGCGTGCTCTTAAGAATATTGCTCTTG CTTATCTTGCATCACTGGAGGATTCAAAGTGTACTGAGCTTGTGCTAAACGAGTACAAGACTGCCACAAACATGACTGAGCAGTTTGCAGCTTTGGCAGCCTTAGCACAAAACCCTGGTAAAACTCGTGATGATATTCTGGCCAACTTCTATAACAAATGGAAGAAGGACTATTTG GTTGTGAATAAATGGTTTCAACTTCAAGCCATGTCTAACATTCCTGGCAATGTTGAGAATGTGCGGAACCTCTTAAGCCACCCAGCATTTGACTTGCGCAATCCAAACAAGGTGTACTCACTCATTGGAGGTTTCTGTGGCTCTCCTGTTAATTTCCATGCAAAGGATGGGTCAGGCTACAAGTTTTTGGGAGAAATTGTGATGCAATTAGATAAAATAAACCCTCAG GTGGCCTCCCGCATGGTGTCAGCCTTCTCCAGGTGGAGGCGCTATGATGAAACCCGGCAAAACCTTGCCAAA GCACAACTGGAGAAGATATTGGCTGCCAATGGACtgtcagaaaatgtgtttgagaTCGCGTCCAAGAGTTTGGCCGCTTAG
- the LOC114825652 gene encoding puromycin-sensitive aminopeptidase-like isoform X3, whose amino-acid sequence MARLVLPCKSSAFVRISLLGLISSAPCTSRVRLLGNSAKRHSRYKHFLTLEATCSRNYRIPYTALPRDKQGSRRLICSVTTESLPDQVDESKMAAPKEIFLKDYKMPDYYFDSVDLHFSLGEEKTIVGSKICVFPRVEGSSSPLVLDGTDLKLLSVRINGKDLKEEDYNLDSRHLTLKSLPSGVFTLEILTEMYPQKNTSLEGLYKSSGNFCTQCEAEGFRKITFYQDRPDIMAKYTCRIEADKSLYPVLLSNGNLTEQGDLEGNRHYALWEDPFKKPCYLFALVAGQLESRDDTFITRSGRKVALRIWTPAQDVAKTAHAMYSLKAAMKWDEDVFGLEYDLDLFNIVAVPDFNMGAMENKSLNIFNSRLVLASPETASDADYAAILGVIGHEYFHNWTGNRVTCRDWFQLSLKEGLTVFRDQEFSSDMGSRPVKRISDVSRLRNSQFPQDAGPMAHPVRPHSYIKMDNFYTVTVYEKGAEVVRMYKTLLGSQGFRNGMDLYFKRHDGQAVTCEDFYAAMRDANNADFANFLLWYSQAGTPIVKVASSYNAEARTFSLKFSQEVPPTPGQPIKEPMFIPVAVGLLDSTGKEVPLSSVHHDGIVQSIANNGQPVYTTVLRVTKKEEEFIFSDVSERPIPSLLRGYSAPIRLETDLTDSDLFLLLAYDSNEFNRWEAGQVLARKLMLNLVADFQQNKPLVLNPKFVLGLRSILSDLSLDKEFVAKAITLPGEGEIMDMMEVADPDAVHAVRSFIRKQLAHELKAELLSTVENNTSSEEYVFDHPNLSRRALKNIALAYLASLEDSKCTELVLNEYKTATNMTEQFAALAALAQNPGKTRDDILANFYNKWKKDYLVVNKWFQLQAMSNIPGNVENVRNLLSHPAFDLRNPNKVYSLIGGFCGSPVNFHAKDGSGYKFLGEIVMQLDKINPQVASRMVSAFSRWRRYDETRQNLAKAQLEKILAANGLSENVFEIASKSLAA is encoded by the exons ATGGCTCGGTTGGTTCTGCCATGCAAGAGCTCTGCTTTTGTGAGGATCAGTCTTTTGGGTTTGATCTCATCTGCTCCT TGTACCAGTCGTGTTAGATTGTTAGGGAATTCAGCCAAAAGGCATTCCAGATACAAGCACTTTCTTACTTTGGAG GCCACGTGTTCAAGGAATTATCGCATTCCATATACTGCATTACCT AGGGACAAACAAGGGAGCAGGAGGCTAATCTGTTCAGTTACCACAGAAAGCTTGCCAGATCAAGTTGACGAATCCAAAATGGCTGCACCAAAGGAAATATTTTTGAAGGATTACAAAATGCCTGACTACTACTTTGACTCG GTGGATTTGCACTTTTCGCTGGGTGAGGAGAAAACAATTGTTGGTTCAAAAATATGTGTCTTCCCCAGGGTTGAAG GGTCTTCTTCCCCATTGGTTCTGGATGGAACAGATCTTAAATTACTCTCAGTTCGGATCAACGGCAAGGATTTAAAG GAGGAGGATTACAACTTGGATTCACGCCATTTGACACTAAAATCACTACCTAGTGGTGTATTTACTTTGGAAATTTTAACAGAGATGTATCCCCAGAAGAACACATCATTAGAG GGACTTTACAAGTCATCCGGGAATTTCTGCACCCAGTGTGAAGCTGAGGGTTTTCGTAAAATTACATTCTATCAg GACCGTCCTGATATAATGGCAAAGTATACATGCCGCATTGAAGCTGATAAATCGTTATACCCAGTGTTGTTGTCCAATGGAAATCTCACAGAGCAGGGAGACCTAGAG GGTAATAGACATTATGCTCTTTGGGAGGATCCCTTCAAGAAACCCTGCTACTTGTTTGCTTTGGTTGCTGGACAGCTCGAGAGCAGAGATGACACATTTATTACTCGTTCGGGTCGAAAAGTGGCTTTGAGGATTTGGACCCCTGCTCAAGATGTAGCAAAAACAGCACATGCCATGTATTCACTTAAGGCGGCTATGAAATGGGATGAGGAT GTTTTTGGTCTCGAGTATGATCTGGATCTCTTCAACATTGTGGCTGTTCCAGATTTTAACat GGGAGCCATGGAAAACAAGAGTTTGAAC ATATTCAATTCCAGACTTGTCTTGGCATCTCCAGAAACTGCTTCCGATGCAGACTATGCAGCCATTTTGGGTGTTATTGGCCATGAG TATTTCCATAACTGGACTGGCAACAG AGTGACATGTCGTGATTGGTTTCAACTTAGCCTGAAGGAGGGTCTAACTGTTTTCCGTGATCAG GAATTTTCATCTGATATGGGGAGTCGCCCTGTAAAGCGGATTTCTGATGTTTCCAGACTTAGAAATTCTCAGTTTCCACAG GATGCTGGCCCCATGGCTCATCCCGTGCGGCCACATTCTTACATCAAG ATGGATAACTTCTATACAG TGACG GTgtatgaaaag GGAGCTGAAGTAGTCAGAATGTACAAAACCTTACTTGGAAGTCAAGGTTTCCGAAAT GGCATGGATCTTTACTTCAAGAGACATGATGGACAAGCTGTAACCTGTGAAGACTTTTATGCTGCCATGCGAGATGCTAATAATGCAGATTTTGCTAATTTCTTATTATG GTACTCCCAAGCTGGGACCCCAATTGTCAAAGTTGCATCCTCTTATAATGCTGAGGCCCGTACTTTTTCTTTGAAGTTTAG TCAAGAGGTGCCACCAACTCCAGGGCAGCCCATTAAAGAACCCATGTTCATTCCCGTGGCAGTAGGTTTACTCGACTCGACTGGCAAGGAGGTGCCTCTGTCCTCTGTGCATCATGATGGGATAGTGCAGTCTATTGCTAACAATGGTCAGCCAGTCTACACCACAGTTCTTAGAGTAACAAAG aaagaagaagagttcATCTTCTCTGATGTATCCGAACGACCGATTCCATCTCTGCTCCGGGGCTATAGTGCACCTATTCGTCTGGAAACTGATCTCACAGATAGTGATCTCTTTTTACTCCTTGCTTATGATTCCAACGAATTCAACCG CTGGGAGGCTGGACAAGTGCTGGCACGTAAGCTGATGCTTAATTTGGTTGCTGATTTCCAACAAAACAAACCTTTGGTTTTGAATCCGAAGTTTGTGCTTGGGCTCAGAAGCATACTGTCTGACTTAAGCTTGGATAAA GAATTTGTGGCAAAGGCAATAACTCTCCCCGGTGAAGGAGAAATAATGGACATGATGGAAGTTGCAGATCCTGATGCTGTTCATGCTGTTCGTTCTTTTATCAGGAAGCAGCTAGCCCATGAACTGAAAGCAGAGCTTCTGAGCACA GTTGAAAACAACACGAGCTCAGAAGAGTATGTGTTTGACCACCCCAATTTGTCCAGGCGTGCTCTTAAGAATATTGCTCTTG CTTATCTTGCATCACTGGAGGATTCAAAGTGTACTGAGCTTGTGCTAAACGAGTACAAGACTGCCACAAACATGACTGAGCAGTTTGCAGCTTTGGCAGCCTTAGCACAAAACCCTGGTAAAACTCGTGATGATATTCTGGCCAACTTCTATAACAAATGGAAGAAGGACTATTTG GTTGTGAATAAATGGTTTCAACTTCAAGCCATGTCTAACATTCCTGGCAATGTTGAGAATGTGCGGAACCTCTTAAGCCACCCAGCATTTGACTTGCGCAATCCAAACAAGGTGTACTCACTCATTGGAGGTTTCTGTGGCTCTCCTGTTAATTTCCATGCAAAGGATGGGTCAGGCTACAAGTTTTTGGGAGAAATTGTGATGCAATTAGATAAAATAAACCCTCAG GTGGCCTCCCGCATGGTGTCAGCCTTCTCCAGGTGGAGGCGCTATGATGAAACCCGGCAAAACCTTGCCAAA GCACAACTGGAGAAGATATTGGCTGCCAATGGACtgtcagaaaatgtgtttgagaTCGCGTCCAAGAGTTTGGCCGCTTAG